Within Methanomicrobiales archaeon, the genomic segment CGGTCATCGTGCTCCGAACGGGGGAGTACCTGCCGGTGGAGGTGAAGTATTCCAGCTATTTCGGTATCCAGAGAAACAGAAAGAAGCAGCTGGTGGCGTACGCCCTCCTTCTGGAGGAAAGGTTCGGGACAATTGTTCGGCGCGGTATTCTCTATCTCTCCACGGATAGGAAGATGCAGATGGTCGATATCACACTTGAAGACAAATCGTTTCTAAAAAGGGATATCGCCATGATCCGGGATCTCATCCGGAGTGAACGAATGCCTGAAGTGAAGAAGGATGGGCGATGCAATTACTGCGAGATGAGTAAGTTCT encodes:
- the cas4 gene encoding CRISPR-associated protein Cas4 → MIQVSDITQYFYCPRKVYFLKTLGIRPPEKPKMEQGKAEHEREYRRLKERVSTYGFPDCDIEMVMHRVSIESETLRLHGVVDTVIVLRTGEYLPVEVKYSSYFGIQRNRKKQLVAYALLLEERFGTIVRRGILYLSTDRKMQMVDITLEDKSFLKRDIAMIRDLIRSERMPEVKKDGRCNYCEMSKFCV